From a single Nostoc sp. MS1 genomic region:
- a CDS encoding NnrU family protein, whose protein sequence is MMLNPWLTPSHFVMLGLQLTFAIAHSGGAALRPWAEKYIGPRLYRIVFALVSLPLAVILIVYFFNHRYDGLRLWQVQEVPGVKEVVWLLSAISFLFLYPATFNLLEIAAIQKPQVHLYETGIIRITRHPQMVGQVIWCVAHTLWLGTSFTLVTSLGLILHHIFGVWHGDRRLSNRYGEAFEIVKQRTSIIPFAAVIDGRQSLKWQEFLRPAYLGVAIFVALLWWAHPLLLVATSRLDW, encoded by the coding sequence ATGATGCTGAATCCTTGGTTGACTCCGAGCCATTTTGTCATGCTGGGGTTACAATTAACTTTCGCGATCGCCCATAGTGGCGGTGCGGCACTGCGCCCTTGGGCAGAAAAGTACATTGGGCCAAGGCTTTATCGCATTGTTTTTGCATTAGTCAGTTTACCTTTGGCTGTCATATTGATTGTTTACTTTTTTAATCACCGTTATGATGGCTTACGACTATGGCAGGTACAGGAAGTACCGGGTGTAAAAGAAGTAGTTTGGTTGCTCTCAGCGATTTCGTTTTTATTTTTGTACCCTGCCACTTTCAATCTACTAGAAATTGCTGCCATTCAAAAGCCCCAAGTACACTTGTATGAGACGGGAATTATACGCATTACCCGCCATCCCCAAATGGTCGGGCAGGTTATTTGGTGTGTTGCTCATACTCTGTGGCTAGGTACAAGCTTTACCCTGGTGACATCTTTAGGGTTGATTCTGCACCATATATTTGGTGTTTGGCATGGCGATCGCCGTTTAAGTAACCGTTATGGCGAAGCCTTTGAAATTGTCAAACAACGCACATCAATCATTCCCTTTGCAGCAGTTATTGATGGTCGTCAATCTCTCAAATGGCAGGAATTTCTTCGTCCTGCTTATTTAGGCGTGGCTATCTTTGTCGCTTTATTATGGTGGGCGCACCCTCTGTTACTTGTAGCGACTAGTAGGCTAGACTGGTAG
- a CDS encoding thioredoxin family protein — MVLSVSERTFTQEVLESPVPVLVNFEAPWCGLCRIIHPLLLQFQSQCGEQIKLVRINADENFKLSNTYRLKSLPTLLLIENGIVRHRLEGFRGRDDLRLALEEIKLSYTNRPKAYSSSKAADLECQTV, encoded by the coding sequence ATGGTGTTGTCGGTTAGTGAGCGGACATTTACTCAAGAAGTTTTAGAATCTCCAGTTCCGGTTTTAGTAAATTTTGAAGCGCCTTGGTGTGGGTTGTGTCGCATTATCCACCCCCTGTTACTTCAGTTTCAGTCTCAATGCGGCGAACAAATTAAATTAGTTAGGATCAACGCTGACGAAAATTTTAAACTTTCTAATACCTATCGCCTAAAGTCCTTGCCCACACTACTTTTGATTGAAAATGGCATAGTTCGCCATCGTCTAGAAGGATTTCGTGGCAGAGACGACCTCAGGTTGGCTTTAGAAGAAATCAAACTCAGCTATACCAACCGTCCCAAAGCTTACAGTAGTTCTAAAGCAGCAGATTTAGAATGTCAGACTGTGTAA
- a CDS encoding NAD(P)H-quinone oxidoreductase subunit 5 yields MEVIYEYAWLIPVLPLLGAMLVGVGLISFNQTTNRLRQLNAVLIISLMGAALGLSSALLWSQLQGHPTYLRTLEWAAAGNFHLSMGYTVDNLTALMLVIVTSVAFLVMVYTDGYMAHDPGYVRFYAYLSLFGSSMLGLVVSPNLVQIYIFWELVGMCSYLLVGFWYDRKSAADAAQKAFVTNRVGDFGLLLGILGLYWATGSFEFNIMGDRLAELVQTGSISNFLAVLFAILVFLGPVAKSAQFPLHVWLPDAMEGPTPISALIHAATMVAAGVFLVARMYPVFEHVPAAMNVIAFTGAFTAFLGATIAITQNDIKKGLAYSTISQLGYMVMAMGVGAYSAGLFHLMTHAYFKAMLFLGSGSVIHGMEAVVGHDPALAQDMRLMGGLRKYMPVTGLTFLIGCLAIAGIPPFAGFWSKDEILGAAYASNPFLWFIGWVTAGITAFYMFRMYFSTFEGKFRGTDEKIKNKLLKAKSTLLEIDTPELAPTFGPGAMKKGELAATDGHHDGHGHHSSSPHESPWTMALPLVVLAIPSIFIGLVGTPYNNYFERFIYSPTESLAEVVEKAAEFDPHEFYIMAGSSVGVSLIGITLASLMYLLRKIDPAAIADKIKPLYELSLNKWYFDDIYHRVFVLGLRRLARQVMEVDFRVVDGAVNLTGFFTLVSGEGLKYLENGRVQFYALIVFGAVLGLVIFFGVT; encoded by the coding sequence ATGGAAGTAATCTATGAATATGCCTGGCTAATTCCAGTATTGCCGCTTTTAGGGGCGATGCTGGTCGGTGTCGGCTTAATTTCGTTCAATCAGACGACAAACCGCCTGCGGCAGCTCAACGCTGTTTTAATCATTTCCCTCATGGGTGCAGCCTTGGGTTTGTCGTCGGCCTTGCTGTGGAGTCAACTCCAAGGACATCCAACTTATCTCCGCACTTTAGAATGGGCCGCAGCAGGCAATTTTCACCTGAGTATGGGCTATACCGTTGATAATCTCACAGCTTTAATGCTGGTGATTGTCACATCGGTAGCATTCCTAGTCATGGTTTATACCGATGGCTACATGGCTCATGACCCAGGCTACGTCAGATTTTATGCCTATCTGAGCTTGTTTGGCTCCTCAATGTTGGGTTTAGTAGTCAGCCCTAACCTAGTCCAGATTTATATTTTCTGGGAATTGGTGGGGATGTGTTCTTACCTACTGGTGGGCTTCTGGTACGATCGCAAATCAGCAGCAGATGCAGCCCAAAAAGCCTTTGTGACCAACCGTGTAGGTGACTTTGGGCTACTGCTGGGTATATTGGGGCTGTATTGGGCAACAGGCAGCTTCGAGTTCAACATAATGGGCGATCGCCTAGCCGAACTCGTACAGACAGGTTCTATCAGCAATTTCCTAGCTGTACTGTTTGCCATTTTGGTCTTCCTCGGCCCAGTGGCTAAATCTGCTCAATTTCCCCTCCATGTCTGGCTACCAGACGCGATGGAAGGCCCTACTCCCATTTCTGCCTTAATCCACGCGGCAACAATGGTGGCGGCTGGGGTTTTCCTCGTTGCCCGGATGTACCCAGTATTTGAACACGTTCCTGCCGCCATGAACGTGATTGCCTTTACAGGGGCATTTACGGCATTTTTGGGCGCTACCATTGCGATTACCCAAAACGACATCAAGAAAGGCTTGGCTTACTCCACCATCTCCCAGCTAGGTTACATGGTGATGGCAATGGGAGTAGGCGCTTACAGTGCAGGATTATTCCACCTCATGACCCACGCCTATTTCAAGGCGATGCTGTTCTTGGGTTCCGGTTCTGTAATTCATGGCATGGAAGCAGTTGTGGGTCACGACCCGGCTTTAGCGCAGGATATGCGCTTGATGGGCGGCTTGCGTAAGTATATGCCTGTAACTGGATTGACATTCTTGATTGGTTGCTTGGCAATTGCCGGGATTCCTCCCTTTGCTGGTTTCTGGTCAAAAGATGAAATTCTCGGTGCTGCGTATGCCTCTAATCCATTTCTGTGGTTTATTGGTTGGGTAACTGCTGGAATCACTGCTTTCTATATGTTTAGAATGTATTTCTCAACATTTGAAGGCAAATTCCGGGGTACTGACGAGAAAATCAAGAACAAGCTGCTAAAAGCTAAATCAACCCTTCTCGAAATAGATACGCCAGAACTCGCGCCAACTTTTGGCCCTGGAGCAATGAAGAAAGGCGAATTAGCTGCTACCGATGGTCATCATGATGGTCACGGTCATCACAGCAGTTCTCCCCATGAGTCGCCCTGGACTATGGCTTTACCGTTGGTAGTTTTGGCGATACCTTCAATTTTTATTGGTTTGGTAGGTACACCCTACAACAATTATTTTGAAAGGTTCATCTATTCGCCTACTGAAAGCCTGGCGGAAGTTGTAGAAAAAGCGGCTGAATTTGATCCCCATGAGTTTTACATCATGGCGGGTAGTTCAGTTGGTGTTTCCTTAATTGGGATTACCTTAGCTTCCTTGATGTATCTACTGCGGAAGATTGATCCGGCGGCGATCGCAGACAAAATCAAGCCACTCTACGAACTATCACTCAACAAGTGGTATTTCGATGACATTTACCATCGTGTATTTGTGCTTGGTTTACGCCGTCTTGCTAGACAAGTTATGGAAGTTGACTTCCGGGTAGTTGATGGTGCTGTTAACTTGACAGGCTTCTTCACCCTCGTCAGTGGTGAAGGTCTGAAATATCTGGAAAATGGTCGGGTTCAATTCTACGCCTTGATTGTATTTGGGGCGGTTTTGGGCTTAGTTATCTTTTTCGGTGTTACCTGA
- the ndhD1 gene encoding photosynthetic/respiratory NAD(P)H-quinone oxidoreductase subunit D1, whose translation MNTANFPWLTTIILFPIAASLLTPIIPDKDGKTIRWYALIVGLIDFALIVYAFSTQYDFNNPNLQLVESYPWVPQLDLNWSVGADGLSMPLILLTGFITTLATLAAWPVTLKPRLFYFLLLAMYGGQIAVFAVQDMLLFFLVWELELIPVYLLLAIWGGKKRQYAATKFILYTAGGSLFILIGALTMAFYGDTVTFDMRSLAVKDYALNFQLLVYAGFLVAYAVKLPIIPLHTWLPDAHGEATAPVHMLLAGILLKMGGYALIRMNAGILPDAHALFAPVLVILGVVNIIYAALTSFAQRNLKRKIAYSSISHMGFVVIGFASFTDLGLSGAVLQMVSHGLIGASLFFLVGATYDRTHTLMLDEMGGVGKRMQKIFAMFTTCSMASLALPGMSGFVAELMIFVGFATSDAYSPTFKVIVVFLMAVGVILTPIYLLSMLREIFYGQENEELVSHQKLIDAEPREVFIIACLLVPIIGIGFYPKLLTQVYDSTTVQMTARLRDSVPTLAQEKRQAAEVSLNTPVIGN comes from the coding sequence ATGAATACAGCTAATTTCCCGTGGCTGACGACGATTATTTTATTCCCAATAGCCGCGTCGCTACTGACTCCCATTATTCCCGATAAGGACGGTAAAACCATCCGTTGGTACGCCCTTATCGTCGGGTTAATTGACTTCGCCCTGATTGTTTACGCATTTTCTACCCAATACGACTTCAACAATCCAAACTTGCAATTGGTGGAAAGTTACCCTTGGGTTCCACAATTGGATTTGAACTGGTCTGTGGGGGCAGATGGCTTGTCTATGCCCCTAATTCTTTTGACTGGGTTCATCACTACCCTAGCCACCTTAGCAGCCTGGCCTGTGACCTTAAAGCCCAGGCTATTTTACTTTTTACTGCTGGCTATGTATGGCGGTCAAATAGCAGTGTTTGCTGTACAGGATATGCTGCTGTTTTTCTTGGTGTGGGAATTGGAACTTATTCCCGTTTACCTGCTGCTGGCAATTTGGGGTGGTAAAAAGCGGCAATATGCAGCCACAAAGTTTATTTTGTATACGGCTGGCGGTTCGCTGTTTATTTTAATCGGCGCTTTGACAATGGCATTTTATGGCGATACAGTCACCTTTGATATGCGATCGCTTGCAGTCAAAGATTACGCCTTGAATTTCCAATTGTTAGTGTACGCTGGTTTCCTCGTTGCTTACGCTGTCAAGTTACCAATCATTCCCCTACACACTTGGCTACCAGATGCCCACGGTGAAGCTACAGCCCCCGTACACATGTTGCTGGCTGGTATTCTGCTGAAAATGGGTGGTTATGCCCTAATTCGCATGAATGCAGGCATATTACCTGATGCCCATGCTTTATTTGCACCTGTACTGGTGATTTTGGGTGTAGTGAATATTATCTACGCCGCCTTAACATCCTTTGCCCAGCGTAACCTGAAGCGGAAGATTGCCTACTCCTCAATTTCCCACATGGGATTCGTGGTCATTGGCTTTGCCTCCTTCACCGATTTAGGATTAAGTGGGGCAGTGTTACAAATGGTATCCCACGGCTTAATCGGGGCGAGTTTGTTCTTCCTTGTCGGTGCAACCTATGACCGTACACACACCTTGATGTTAGATGAAATGGGTGGTGTCGGTAAGCGGATGCAGAAGATTTTTGCTATGTTCACTACTTGTTCAATGGCTTCCTTAGCATTGCCAGGTATGAGTGGTTTCGTAGCAGAATTGATGATATTTGTCGGCTTTGCTACCAGCGATGCTTATAGCCCTACATTTAAGGTCATCGTGGTATTTTTAATGGCAGTTGGGGTGATTTTAACTCCCATTTACCTGCTGTCAATGTTGCGGGAAATATTCTACGGTCAAGAAAACGAAGAATTAGTTTCTCATCAAAAACTAATTGATGCCGAACCCCGCGAAGTCTTCATTATTGCTTGTTTGTTAGTCCCAATTATTGGTATTGGTTTCTATCCCAAACTGCTGACTCAGGTGTATGACTCTACAACAGTACAAATGACAGCAAGGTTGCGTGATTCTGTACCAACTTTGGCGCAGGAAAAACGTCAAGCAGCAGAAGTTTCTTTAAATACACCAGTAATTGGTAATTAA
- a CDS encoding Uma2 family endonuclease, with product MLNYNPLHCLPSSEELTDSDDTPVDNEIQDLIPSLLKATLALDWSDRWDWYFGVDMGIYYDPNKPAIVPDGFLSVEVNRFIDGNLRLSYVLWEEKKPPALVLEVASPKHLGEYSTKKELYAKELGVLYYVVYNPFRRKKSPLEVYRLENGEYILMSGNPIWLPEIGLGIGRERGIYQGIAREWLYWYNEEGEKLLTPEERIVEAEQLAMQEAQRRLEAEAQVQVLRERLKSLGYEPETIV from the coding sequence ATGTTAAACTACAACCCGTTACACTGTTTACCATCGTCTGAAGAACTAACCGATTCTGATGATACGCCTGTGGATAATGAAATACAAGATTTAATTCCTAGTTTGCTGAAAGCTACGCTGGCTTTAGATTGGTCAGATCGTTGGGATTGGTACTTTGGTGTAGATATGGGTATATACTATGACCCAAATAAGCCAGCTATTGTACCAGATGGTTTTCTCAGCGTTGAGGTTAACCGTTTTATTGATGGAAATTTACGCCTGAGTTATGTACTCTGGGAAGAGAAAAAGCCCCCAGCTTTAGTTTTGGAAGTTGCTTCGCCAAAACATTTAGGAGAATATAGTACTAAGAAAGAATTGTACGCCAAAGAGCTAGGTGTTTTGTACTACGTTGTATACAATCCTTTTCGGCGTAAAAAATCACCTCTAGAAGTTTATCGATTAGAAAATGGGGAATATATCCTCATGTCAGGAAATCCCATTTGGCTACCAGAAATTGGTTTAGGAATTGGGCGAGAACGAGGGATTTATCAAGGTATAGCGCGGGAATGGTTGTACTGGTATAACGAGGAAGGGGAAAAGTTGCTTACCCCCGAAGAACGTATTGTAGAAGCAGAACAACTAGCAATGCAGGAAGCGCAGCGTCGTCTAGAAGCTGAAGCACAAGTGCAAGTATTGAGGGAACGGTTGAAATCTTTGGGTTATGAACCTGAAACCATAGTATAA